The following are from one region of the Plasmodium cynomolgi strain B DNA, chromosome 1, whole genome shotgun sequence genome:
- a CDS encoding hypothetical protein (putative) — translation MEEPSEGVKNNRYEYLDASHLEMLDLNKNIQHILPKPVKPSLNLENLCKETSAILRNSRRAKGAELHPLSQQQQQHQQPWQPHHLQQALYPQQPHQPGPEHKNVKNLYELGLPQIIGTYIQPLSKNNDGLNSERKNLYGLPSYLIPEDKPKSLTVTVVPNKDKDLLEREAKQLKLLLDSSSQGIVNSTPDYQKIISSSMLSNSDDGNASGGSRYNCGDNGSLKNGHNDIESDFSFGRNEDVRDEFSGEQGAENNNNDSFFNELYDANNFTPYGKANEGGVSDTRGDHEQGYHLQLNEKHHDRANRKAIYKGRSINSALNNGSDKISALERKEENGPGGHRQSEQGEDNHNSPDGVKRQVKKASPSPSKRTLLAKKKEHSDTPLKNLEPSTCFRNPKTYVNIRLGKPKKFYVTNSSDPIDKKLKDWHNTHNSQVGWKKSRRGVYTFGRTEVVLSLVHDKIIVKKINGKYLKDNLLSVEKFVSLNELFELHREQTDNLLKRRAAQNFLF, via the exons atggaggagcCATCTGAAggcgtaaaaaataacaggTATGAATATTTAGATGCTAGCCACTTGGAAATGCTGGACCTGAACAAGAACATTCAGCACATCCTACCCAAGCCCGTGAAGCCATCCTTAAACTTGGAAAACCTGTGCAAGGAGACGAGTGCCATACTGAGGAATAGTAGAAGGGCCAAGGGCGCCGAGCTGCACCCCCTCtcgcagcagcagcaacagcatCAGCAACCGTGGCAACCGCACCACTTGCAACAGGCGCTCTACCCGCAGCAACCGCATCAGCCGGGACCAGAGcataaaaacgtaaaaaaccTGTATGAACTGGGGCTGCCCCAAATCATAGGTACGTACATTCAGCCACTAAGCAAAAATAACGACGGC TTAAAcagtgaaagaaaaaacttaTATGGACTGCCGTCTTATCTAATCCCTGAGGACAAACCTAAAAGCTTGACAGTCACGGTTGTGCCTAATAAGGACAAGGACCTTTTAGAGAGGGAGGCAAAGCAGTTGAAGTTATTGCTAGACAGTTCTTCTCAAGGCATTGTTAACTCTACCCCCgattatcaaaaaattatttcctcctCCATGCTGTCCAACAGTGATGATGGGAATGCCAGCGGGGGGAGCCGCTACAACTGCGGAGATAATGGCAGTCTCAAGAATGGACACAACGACATAGAGAGCGACTTCAGCTTTGGAAGGAATGAAGACGTTAGAGACGAATTTTCTGGCGAACAAGGCGcggaaaataataacaacgactccttttttaatgagTTATATGATGCCAATAATTTCACACCTTACGGAAAAGCGAACGAAGGGGGGGTCAGCGACACACGTGGTGATCACGAACAGGGTTATCACTTACAATTAAACGAGAAGCATCACGATAGGGCGAATAGAAAGGCGATTTATAAAGGAAGGAGCATTAATAGCGCACTGAATAATGGGTCGGACAAAATTAGTGCATTggagaggaaggaagaaaatggacCAGGTGGACATAGACAAAGCGAACAAGGGGAAGATAATCATAACTCGCCTGACGGGGTCAAGAGACAGGTGAAGAAGGCTTCTCCATCCCCATCGAAAAGAACCCTgctagctaaaaaaaaagaacacagTGACACTCCCTTGAAGAACCTTGAACCATCCACCTGCTTTAGAAATCCCAAAACGTATGTAAATATACGTTTAGGGAAGCCCAAAAAGTTTTATGTCACCAACAGTTCTGACCCTATCGATAAAAAACTGAAGGATTGGCACAACACGCATAATAGCCAAGTAGGCTGGAAGAAAAGCCGAAGAGGTGTTTACACCTTCGGGAGAACGGAAGTTGTTCTAAGTTTGGTTCACGACAAAATTATCGTTAAAAAGATTAACGGCAAATACTTGAAGGATAATTTGTTGAGTGTCGAAAAGTTCGTCTCGCTGAATGAGTTGTTTGAGCTCCATCGCGAGCAAACTGATAATCTGCTGAAGAGGAGAGCGGCCCAAAATTTCCTGTTTTAA
- a CDS encoding alpha/beta hydrolase (putative) encodes MGNTLNRFIFNNPVEGCYEKFRLDFIFVETECGDRIAAHFINRKAPLTILFCHGNGENIYMLYDYFCEASKIWNVNVFLYDYPGYGESTGTPNEMSMYQSGRAVYDYMVNVLNIKAESIVLYGKSIGSCAAIDIAIVRKVKGIILQSALMSLLNICFKTRFILPFDSFCNIKKSLYEKCKLKVHPYWVVGGKHNDIELIENKKFNDSIKSFLKFLRNV; translated from the exons ATGGGGAACACCCTGAATcggtttatttttaataacccCGTCGAGGGGTGCTACGAAAAATTCCGCTTggactttatttttgttgaaaCGGAGTGCGGGGACAGAATTGCGGCCCACTTCATCAATAG gAAAGCCCCACTAACCATTTTGTTCTGCCATGGCAATGGTGAGAACATCTACATGTTGTATGATTACTTTTGCGAGGCGTCCAAAATATGGAATGTGAACGTGTTCTTGTACGATTACCCCG gatacgGAGAGAGCACCGGAACGCCCAACGAAATGAGTATGTACCAAAGTGGAAGAGCGGTGTATGA CTACATGGTGAACGTCTTAAACATAAAGGCAGAGAGCATTGTGTTGTACGGGAAGTCCATAG GTTCGTGCGCTGCGATCGACATAGCCATCGTGAGGAAGGTAAAAGGAATAATTCTGCAGAGCGCCCTAATGTCCCTCCTGAACATTTGCTTTAAAACGCGGTTTATCCTGCCGTTCGATTCTTTCTGCAACATAAAGAAG AGCCTCTATGAAAAGTGCAAACTGAAAGTGCATCCCTACTGGGTTGTCGGCGGCAAGCACAATGACATCGAGTTGATTGAGAACAAGAAGTTCAACGACAGCATAAAGTCTTTTTTGAAGTTTCTGCGTAATGTG
- a CDS encoding GTP-ase activating protein (putative) — MKKDMITEILAYEQDDRGYVLDGLKDKTFKAILSKNENKICFDCGKHRQLGTHISFVRSTGMDKFTAKQLVRMCLGGNLKASEFLKMNNNSSMIDYSSHACLKYKMYLDGQLEEALLTHGSEEKDRNDGADPHGGNVSQMNSLTGAKPLIDLVSDDARKIEGPNELPGVEANESGGAFPSRGQVSGHISGGNPSGNLAPTHLIEEKMIYNNCNKNFKAKKIDINFDDTIFEHSGKGNVRDGRNAHPGVSNEAFSMHGGSGAVGYGGVQGFSKNESAMGGYDMRCTSGMDLSYGGGRSVAGNNPMGSSSINGNSHFNPTSDSKLNKFKDCKSIRSDQYFYDERHQNDDDVIRNVHITNSISSDQYFNRSVNNRKGVWNLDEQTIQNLQGLKVTAQEGLSNIVAAGNEVFLKAKEWFNN, encoded by the exons ATGAAGAAGGATATGATTACAGAGATCTTGGCATATGAACAGGACGACAGGGGATACGTACTGGATGGCCTAAAGGACAAAACGTTTAAAGCTATTTtgagcaaaaatgaaaataaaatatgctttGACTGCG gtaaaCATAGACAATTAGGGACGCACATATCATTTGTGCGATCAACAGGAATGGATAAATTTACAGCAAAGCAGTTGGTTAGGATGTGTCTGGGAGGAAATTTAAAGGCaagtgaatttttaaaaatgaacaataaCAGTAGCATGATTGATTATTCATCTCATGCGTgtttgaaatataaaatgtatttgGACGGCCAGCTGGAGGAGGCATTGTTAACACATGgcagtgaagaaaaagaccGCAATGATGGGGCGGATCCGCATGGCGGCAACGTCAGCCAGATGAATAGCTTAACCGGTGCGAAGCCTCTAATCGATTTGGTTAGCGACGACGCGAGGAAGATAGAGGGTCCAAATGAGCTCCCAGGGGTAGAAGCGAACGAGAGTGGCGGCGCTTTTCCGAGTCGCGGTCAGGTCAGCGGCCATATCAGTGGTGGTAACCCCAGCGGAAACCTCGCACCGACACATCTgatcgaagaaaaaatgatatacaaCAACTGcaacaaaaatttcaagGCCAAAAAAATCGACATAAACTTTGATGACACGATATTTGAGCACAGTGGGAAGGGGAATGTAAGGGACGGGAGGAACGCACACCCCGGTGTTAGCAACGAGGCGTTTAGCATGCATGGAGGAAGTGGCGCTGTTGGTTATGGCGGTGTGCAGGGTTTCAGCAAGAACGAGAGCGCAATGGGAGGATATGACATGAGGTGTACCTCCGGAATGGATTTATCTTACGGAGGAGGTCGCTCCGTCGCAGGAAATAACCCCATGGGCAGTAGTAGCATTAACGGCAACAGCCATTTTAATCCAACAAGTGATTCCAagttaaacaaatttaaagacTGTAAGAGCATACGTTCGGATCAGTACTTCTATGATGAGAGGCACCAAAATGATGACGACGTCATAcgaaatgtacatataacgAATAGCATTTCGTCTGACCAGTATTTTAATAGAAGTGTTAATAACAGGAAGGGGGTGTGGAATTTGGATGAACAGACGATTCAGAATTTGCAGGGCCTTAAGGTGACTGCACAGGAGGGCCTGTCGAATATCGTTGCGGCTGGCAATGAGGTGTTTCTGAAGGCCAAGGAGTGGTTCAATAATTAG
- a CDS encoding cyclophilin (putative) produces the protein MKGSGDDPIGASPDGDGQEEESPNGGGSPNRESPSGGAHKGEEDQSELPPNKRSKGKQVDQLIIEEADENTIIPYYLSNLLTNASNPVVFMDINLGNHFLGKFKFELFQNIVPKTSENFRQFCTGEYKVNNLPVGYKNTTFHRVIKEFMIQGGDFVNYNGSGSLSIYGENFEDENFDVKHDKEGLLSMANSGPNTNGCQFFITTKKCEWLDGKNVVFGRIIDSDSLILLKKIENVSVTPYIYKPKIPINIVECGELCGTPLVRFQRRSCKRLFKV, from the exons ATGAAAGGCAGCGGAGATGACCCGATTGGGGCGAGCCCAGATGGGGATGGCCAAGAAGAGGAAAGCCCCAATGGGGGAGGAAGCCCCAACCGGGAGAGCCCAAGCGGGGGTGCCcacaagggggaggaggaccaAAGCGAGTTACCGCCAAACAAACGTAGCAAAGGTAAACAAGTCGATCAGCTAATCATCGAAGAAGCAGACGAAAATACAATCATCCCCTACTACCTATCCAATCTACTAACTAACGCATCCAACCCAGTGGTATTTATGGATATAAATCTGGGGAACCATTTTTTGGgcaaatttaaatttgaacttttccaaaatattgTCCCCAAAACAAGCGAAAATTTTAGACAATTCTGCACAGGAGAATACAAAGTAAATAACCTCCCAGTGGGATACAAAAATACGACATTCCATAGAGTGATAAAGGAGTTCATGATTCAGGGGGGAGATTTTGTGAACTACAATGGAAGTGGGAGCTTAAGTATTTATGGGGAGAATTTTGAAGACGAGAATTTTGATGTAAAGCATGACAAAGAAGGATTACTCAGCATGGCTAATAGTGGGCCGAATACAAATGGGTGTCAGTTTTTTATTACCACGAAGAAATGTGAATGGCTTGATGGGAAGAATGTCGTTTTTGGAAGAATCATAGACAGCGACTCTTTAATTTtgctcaaaaaaattgaaaatgtttCTGTCACGCCCTATATTTATAAGCCAAAAATTCCGATTAATATCGTCGAATGCGGGGAACT cTGTGGCACCCCCCTGGTGCGCTTCCAAAGACGCAGTTGCAAACGCCTTTTTAAGGtataa